In the Chryseobacterium sp. MYb264 genome, one interval contains:
- the infC gene encoding translation initiation factor IF-3: MINDKIRVRELRLVGDNVEPGIYPIDKARQIAAEQELDLVVISDKAEPFIARVLEYKKFLYEQKKKQKELKAKQVKVVVKEIRFGPQTDDHDYEFKKKHAEKFLEEGSKLKTYVFFKGRSIIFKDQGEILLLKLAQELEHVGKVDQLPKLEGKRMIMMMSPKKPAK, encoded by the coding sequence TTGATCAACGATAAAATTCGTGTGAGAGAGCTTCGTTTGGTGGGCGATAACGTAGAGCCTGGAATCTACCCAATCGACAAAGCAAGACAAATTGCTGCGGAACAAGAGTTGGATTTGGTAGTAATTTCAGATAAGGCTGAACCGTTTATTGCAAGAGTACTTGAATATAAAAAATTCTTGTATGAGCAAAAGAAAAAGCAGAAGGAATTAAAAGCTAAGCAGGTAAAAGTAGTTGTAAAAGAAATTCGTTTCGGTCCTCAAACAGACGACCACGATTATGAATTCAAGAAAAAGCATGCTGAGAAATTCCTTGAAGAAGGTTCAAAATTAAAGACCTACGTATTTTTTAAAGGGCGTTCGATTATCTTTAAAGATCAGGGAGAAATCTTGCTTCTAAAACTAGCTCAGGAACTAGAGCACGTTGGAAAAGTAGATCAGCTTCCTAAGCTTGAAGGAAAAAGAATGATTATGATGATGAGTCCTAAAAAACCAGCTAAATAA
- a CDS encoding 2-isopropylmalate synthase: MNSEKIEIFDTTLRDGEQVPGCKLNTEQKLVIAEQLDELGVDVIEAGFPISSPGDFHSVSEISKLVRNARVCGLTRANQKDIDTAAEALKFAKRPRIHTGIGTSDSHIKFKFNSNREDIIERAVQAVKYAKTYVEDVEFYAEDAGRTDNDYLARVCEAVIKAGATVLNIPDTTGYCLPEEYGAKIKYLRENVTGIDKAILSCHCHNDLGLATANSISGAINGARQIECTINGLGERAGNTALEEVVMVIKQHNHLKLHTDINSKMLNQMSVLVSDLMGMAVQPNKAIVGANAFAHSSGIHQDGVIKNRETYEIIDPAEVGVNASSIILTARSGRSALAYRFKHIGFDVTKNELDFLYQEFLKVADDKKEVNNDDLSMIIENVTRKIG, from the coding sequence ATGAATTCCGAAAAAATTGAAATTTTTGATACCACATTGCGTGATGGAGAGCAAGTGCCGGGTTGTAAATTGAATACCGAACAGAAGTTGGTAATAGCAGAGCAACTGGACGAGCTCGGGGTGGATGTTATAGAGGCTGGTTTCCCAATTTCAAGTCCGGGAGATTTTCATTCCGTTTCGGAGATTTCTAAATTGGTGAGAAATGCCAGGGTTTGCGGATTAACAAGAGCGAACCAAAAAGATATTGATACAGCAGCAGAAGCTTTAAAGTTTGCTAAAAGACCAAGAATTCACACAGGAATCGGAACTTCTGATTCTCATATTAAATTTAAATTCAATTCGAATAGAGAAGATATTATTGAAAGAGCGGTTCAGGCGGTAAAATATGCTAAAACTTACGTTGAAGATGTTGAATTTTACGCTGAAGATGCCGGAAGAACGGATAATGATTATTTGGCAAGAGTTTGCGAAGCTGTCATAAAAGCCGGAGCTACCGTTTTAAATATCCCGGATACAACAGGTTACTGCTTGCCCGAAGAATACGGCGCAAAAATAAAATATTTGAGAGAAAATGTAACTGGCATTGACAAGGCGATTTTGTCTTGTCACTGTCACAACGATTTGGGATTGGCAACGGCGAATTCAATTTCGGGAGCGATCAACGGGGCAAGACAGATCGAATGTACCATCAATGGGCTTGGTGAAAGAGCTGGTAATACGGCTTTGGAGGAAGTGGTGATGGTTATTAAGCAACACAATCATTTAAAATTACATACTGATATCAACTCCAAAATGCTCAACCAAATGAGCGTTTTGGTTTCTGATCTGATGGGAATGGCGGTTCAGCCAAACAAGGCGATTGTTGGAGCCAATGCTTTCGCGCACAGCTCTGGAATTCATCAGGATGGCGTTATCAAAAACAGAGAAACGTATGAAATCATCGATCCTGCTGAAGTGGGTGTAAATGCTTCATCGATCATTCTTACAGCAAGAAGCGGACGCTCTGCGCTGGCTTACCGATTCAAACATATTGGTTTTGATGTAACTAAAAATGAACTTGATTTCTTATATCAGGAATTTTTGAAAGTTGCCGACGATAAGAAAGAGGTGAATAATGATGATTTAAGCATGATCATCGAAAACGTGACAAGAAAAATAGGATAA
- the thrS gene encoding threonine--tRNA ligase, with amino-acid sequence MIKITLPDSSVKEFEAGVTPLDVAKSISEGLARNTISAVVNDKQVETTTPITTDSTVQLLTWNDDLGKKAFWHSSAHLLAQAILEFYPNAKLTIGPAIESGFYYDVDFGDESLSEKDFEKIEKKVLENAKKGSTFSLYPVSKEEALKTYADNPYKVELISNLNDGEITFVTHDDFTDLCRGGHIPNTNIVKAMKILNAAGAYWRGNEKNPQLTRVYGISFPKQKELTEYLERLEEAKRRDHRKLGKELGIFAFSEKVGAGLPLWLPKGTALRRKLENFLSDAQKKGGYEFVMSPHIGAKELYVTSGHWDKYGADSFQPIKTPNEGEEFLLKPMNCPHHCEIYKTSQWSYRDLPKRYAEFGTVYRYEQSGELHGLTRVRGFTQDDAHLFCTPDQLSEEFEKVIDLTLYVFKSLGFEDFVTQVSLRDPENREKYIGTDENWEKAENAIINAAQKKGLKTVVEYGEAAFYGPKLDFMVKDALGRKWQLGTIQVDYNLPERFDLHYIGNDNEKHRPVMIHRAPFGSMERFIAILLENTAGDFPLWLSPDQFTILPISEKYVDYAKKVSQLLENHDISGLIDDRNEKTGKKIRDAELKKIPFMLVVGENEEKDGTISVRRRGEGDLGAMSIEDFVAYFKKEAAI; translated from the coding sequence ATGATAAAAATTACACTTCCAGACAGTAGTGTCAAAGAATTCGAGGCGGGAGTTACTCCGCTAGATGTGGCAAAATCTATAAGCGAGGGATTGGCTAGAAACACCATTTCCGCAGTTGTAAACGACAAACAAGTAGAGACGACCACACCTATAACCACGGATTCTACGGTACAATTGTTGACCTGGAACGATGATCTTGGAAAAAAGGCTTTTTGGCATTCTTCAGCCCACCTTTTGGCGCAGGCTATCCTTGAGTTTTATCCTAATGCTAAGTTAACCATCGGTCCTGCAATCGAAAGCGGATTCTATTATGATGTAGATTTCGGTGACGAAAGTTTATCTGAAAAAGACTTTGAGAAAATTGAGAAAAAAGTATTGGAAAATGCTAAAAAAGGATCAACATTCTCATTATATCCTGTTTCTAAAGAAGAGGCGTTAAAGACTTATGCAGATAATCCTTATAAAGTAGAATTGATCTCTAATCTTAATGACGGAGAAATTACTTTTGTAACACACGATGATTTCACAGATCTTTGTCGTGGAGGGCATATTCCGAATACCAATATCGTAAAAGCAATGAAGATTTTAAATGCTGCCGGAGCGTATTGGAGAGGAAATGAAAAAAATCCTCAGTTAACAAGAGTTTATGGTATTTCTTTCCCAAAACAGAAAGAATTAACAGAATATCTTGAAAGATTAGAAGAAGCTAAAAGAAGAGACCACAGAAAATTAGGTAAAGAATTAGGGATTTTTGCGTTCTCTGAAAAAGTAGGTGCCGGTTTACCATTATGGTTACCAAAAGGAACTGCTTTGAGAAGAAAATTAGAAAATTTCCTTTCTGATGCTCAGAAAAAAGGAGGTTATGAATTCGTAATGTCACCACATATTGGGGCTAAAGAATTGTATGTAACTTCTGGCCACTGGGATAAATATGGAGCAGATAGCTTCCAGCCGATTAAAACTCCAAACGAAGGGGAAGAGTTTTTATTAAAGCCGATGAACTGCCCTCACCACTGTGAAATATACAAAACTTCACAATGGAGCTACAGAGATTTACCGAAAAGATATGCAGAATTCGGAACTGTTTACAGATATGAGCAAAGTGGAGAGCTTCACGGCTTAACAAGAGTTCGTGGATTTACTCAGGATGATGCTCACCTTTTCTGTACTCCGGATCAGCTTTCTGAAGAGTTTGAGAAAGTAATTGATTTAACTCTTTATGTTTTCAAATCATTAGGTTTTGAAGATTTCGTGACTCAGGTTTCATTGAGAGATCCTGAAAACAGAGAAAAATATATCGGAACTGACGAGAATTGGGAAAAAGCAGAAAATGCAATCATCAATGCAGCTCAAAAGAAAGGTTTAAAAACTGTGGTTGAGTATGGTGAAGCAGCATTCTATGGTCCTAAACTGGATTTCATGGTGAAAGATGCTTTAGGCAGAAAATGGCAGTTGGGAACTATTCAGGTAGATTATAACTTACCGGAAAGATTTGATCTTCATTATATCGGAAACGATAATGAAAAACACAGACCGGTAATGATCCACAGAGCACCTTTCGGATCAATGGAGCGTTTCATTGCAATTTTGCTTGAAAACACTGCCGGAGACTTCCCATTATGGTTGAGTCCGGATCAGTTTACCATTCTTCCAATCAGTGAAAAGTATGTGGATTATGCTAAAAAAGTTTCACAATTGTTAGAAAATCACGATATTAGCGGTCTGATTGATGACAGAAACGAAAAGACAGGTAAGAAGATCCGCGATGCTGAATTGAAGAAAATTCCGTTCATGCTTGTCGTAGGAGAAAATGAAGAAAAAGATGGCACAATTTCTGTAAGAAGACGTGGTGAAGGAGATCTTGGAGCAATGAGCATAGAAGATTTCGTAGCGTACTTCAAGAAAGAAGCAGCAATATAA
- the leuC gene encoding 3-isopropylmalate dehydratase large subunit — MNNDKKTLFDKVWDAHVVETIPDGPQIIYIDKHLIHEVTSPQAFAELESRNLEIFRPTQIVATADHNVPTLDQDQPIRDESSRNQIEQLTQNCRKNNIELYGLGHQYQGIVHIIAPELGVTQPGMSIVCGDSHTSTHGAFGSIAFGIGTSQVAQVFASQCLLLNKPKSMRVNVNGKLNKDVQPKDVILYVISKIGTDGGTGYFCEYAGNVFEEMSMEGRMTVCNMSIEMGARGGMIAPDETTFNYVKGRTFAPKGEEWEEKVEYWKTLKTDDEATFDAEFSFDAADIYPMITYGTNPGMGISINQNIPTPQNESEEKALKYMGLHAGQSVSDIKVNFVFIGSCTNARIEDFRSAANYIKGKSKSEHVQALIVPGSQQVVKQIFEEGLDKIFNEAGFQIRQPGCSACLAMNDDKIPEGEYCVSTSNRNFEGRQGQGARTILASPLTAAKVAIEGRIAVLENYN; from the coding sequence ATGAACAACGATAAAAAAACACTTTTTGATAAAGTCTGGGACGCTCATGTTGTAGAAACGATTCCTGACGGACCTCAAATTATATACATTGACAAACATTTGATTCACGAAGTGACAAGTCCACAGGCTTTTGCGGAATTGGAATCAAGAAATCTGGAGATTTTCAGACCGACCCAAATTGTGGCAACAGCCGATCATAATGTTCCGACGTTGGATCAGGATCAGCCGATTCGTGATGAGTCTTCCAGAAATCAAATAGAACAATTAACGCAGAATTGCCGTAAAAATAATATTGAATTGTATGGTCTTGGTCATCAATACCAGGGGATTGTTCATATCATCGCTCCCGAGTTGGGTGTTACTCAGCCGGGAATGAGCATTGTTTGCGGAGACAGTCATACTTCAACGCACGGCGCTTTTGGTTCGATTGCTTTTGGAATTGGGACGAGTCAGGTGGCACAGGTTTTTGCGAGCCAGTGTTTGTTGCTGAATAAGCCAAAGTCAATGCGTGTAAATGTGAATGGTAAACTGAATAAAGATGTTCAGCCAAAAGATGTGATTCTGTATGTGATCTCGAAAATCGGAACCGATGGCGGAACAGGATATTTCTGTGAATATGCCGGAAATGTTTTCGAAGAAATGTCGATGGAAGGGAGAATGACAGTTTGCAATATGAGTATCGAAATGGGTGCCCGCGGCGGAATGATAGCTCCTGATGAAACCACTTTTAACTATGTGAAAGGAAGAACTTTTGCGCCAAAAGGTGAAGAATGGGAAGAAAAAGTGGAGTATTGGAAAACGTTGAAAACGGATGATGAAGCGACTTTTGATGCTGAATTTTCTTTCGATGCTGCAGATATTTATCCGATGATTACCTACGGAACCAATCCGGGAATGGGAATTTCAATCAATCAAAATATTCCGACGCCACAAAATGAGTCTGAGGAAAAAGCCTTGAAATACATGGGTTTACATGCAGGGCAGTCTGTTTCGGATATTAAAGTCAATTTTGTGTTTATCGGAAGTTGTACGAATGCCAGAATTGAGGATTTCCGTTCTGCGGCTAATTATATCAAAGGGAAAAGCAAATCGGAACATGTTCAGGCTTTGATTGTTCCTGGTTCTCAACAGGTGGTAAAGCAGATTTTTGAGGAAGGTTTAGATAAAATCTTCAACGAAGCTGGTTTTCAGATCAGGCAGCCGGGATGTTCGGCGTGTCTGGCGATGAATGACGATAAAATTCCGGAAGGTGAATATTGTGTTTCTACTTCTAACCGAAATTTTGAAGGAAGGCAAGGACAGGGCGCAAGAACAATTCTCGCAAGTCCGTTAACGGCTGCAAAGGTGGCTATTGAAGGTAGAATTGCTGTTCTTGAAAATTATAACTGA
- the rplT gene encoding 50S ribosomal protein L20: MPRSVNSVASRARRKKVLKQAKGFFGRRKNVWTVAKNAVEKAMQYAYRGRKEKKRNFRSLWITRINAGARVHGMSYSQFMGALKKNNIELNRKVLADLAMNHPEAFKAVVDQVK; this comes from the coding sequence ATGCCAAGATCAGTAAACTCCGTAGCTTCAAGAGCTCGCAGAAAAAAAGTTTTAAAGCAAGCTAAAGGTTTTTTCGGTAGAAGAAAGAACGTTTGGACTGTAGCTAAAAACGCGGTAGAAAAAGCAATGCAATATGCTTACCGTGGTAGAAAAGAGAAGAAAAGAAACTTCAGATCACTTTGGATCACTCGTATCAACGCGGGAGCCAGAGTACACGGAATGTCTTACTCTCAATTTATGGGAGCTCTTAAAAAGAACAACATCGAACTTAACAGAAAAGTTTTAGCGGATTTAGCAATGAATCACCCTGAAGCTTTCAAAGCTGTTGTAGATCAAGTAAAATAA
- the rpmI gene encoding 50S ribosomal protein L35 has protein sequence MPKLKTKSGAKKRFALTGTGKIKRKNAYKSHILTKKETKQKRNLTSTSYVAKVDEKSVQRQLAIK, from the coding sequence ATGCCAAAATTAAAAACGAAATCAGGTGCTAAAAAGCGTTTTGCTCTTACTGGAACAGGTAAGATCAAAAGAAAAAATGCTTACAAAAGCCACATCTTAACTAAAAAAGAAACTAAGCAGAAGAGAAATCTTACTAGCACTTCTTATGTAGCTAAAGTGGATGAGAAAAGCGTTCAACGTCAATTAGCCATTAAGTAG